Proteins encoded by one window of Flagellimonas lutaonensis:
- a CDS encoding DUF3341 domain-containing protein: MASKVIHALYNDDDILMQAVKKVRAAHHHIEEVYTPFPVHGLDKALGLADTRIAITSFMYGCLGLTVAVVMMNYMMIEDWPQDIGGKPSFSYLDNMPAFVPIMFEMTVFFAAHLMVITFYLRSKMWPFKKAENPDVRTTDDHFLMEVGVHNNEKELIELLRETGAVEVNTIEK; this comes from the coding sequence ATGGCTTCAAAAGTTATACACGCACTTTATAACGACGATGACATCTTGATGCAGGCCGTCAAGAAAGTAAGGGCAGCGCACCATCATATCGAAGAGGTGTACACCCCATTTCCTGTGCACGGCCTTGATAAGGCCCTTGGCTTGGCAGACACGCGAATTGCCATCACGTCTTTCATGTACGGGTGTTTGGGCTTGACAGTGGCCGTTGTCATGATGAATTATATGATGATAGAAGACTGGCCACAAGACATTGGCGGAAAGCCAAGTTTCAGCTATTTGGACAATATGCCGGCATTTGTGCCCATCATGTTTGAGATGACCGTTTTCTTTGCGGCCCACTTAATGGTGATCACTTTTTATTTGAGAAGCAAAATGTGGCCTTTTAAAAAGGCTGAGAATCCAGATGTTAGAACAACCGATGATCACTTTTTGATGGAGGTTGGGGTGCACAATAATGAGAAAGAACTCATCGAGCTACTGCGGGAAACAGGTGCCGTTGAGGTCAATACTATAGAAAAATAG
- a CDS encoding DUF4242 domain-containing protein: MKTSNVFTVLLTVIMTSAIYSQDRTEVRNEINKGIIKKKVAMKTYLIEREIPEAGKMTAEQLKGISQKSFSVLKEMGSDIEWLHSYVADDKVYCLYRAENEELIREHAEKGGFPVNSIQVVSTKIGPGTAKN; encoded by the coding sequence ATGAAAACCAGCAATGTTTTTACAGTATTGTTGACGGTCATAATGACCTCAGCAATTTATTCACAAGACCGGACAGAAGTCAGAAACGAAATAAACAAAGGCATCATCAAAAAAAAAGTTGCCATGAAAACGTATTTGATCGAACGTGAGATTCCCGAAGCGGGGAAAATGACCGCAGAGCAACTGAAAGGCATCTCACAAAAATCGTTCTCCGTTTTAAAGGAAATGGGAAGCGACATCGAGTGGTTGCACAGCTATGTGGCAGATGATAAAGTATATTGCCTGTACAGAGCCGAAAACGAAGAACTGATCAGAGAACATGCTGAAAAGGGTGGTTTTCCGGTGAATTCGATACAAGTGGTATCTACCAAGATTGGGCCAGGCACAGCTAAGAATTGA
- the nrfD gene encoding NrfD/PsrC family molybdoenzyme membrane anchor subunit translates to MASHYEAPIRKPLVLGDKGYHDVTVDIAAPVEGKANKQWWIVFTIALMAFLWGIGCIIYTISTGIGVWGLNRTVNWAWDITNFVWWVGIGHAGTLISAVLLLFRQKWRMAINRSAEAMTIFSVIQAGLFPIIHMGRPWLGYWVLPIPNQFGSLWVNFNSPLLWDVFAISTYLSVSLVFWWTGLLPDFAMIRDRAVKPFQKKIYSLVSFGWTGRAKDWQRFEEVSLVLAGLATPLVLSVHTIVSFDFATSVIPGWHTTIFPPYFVAGAIFSGFAMVQTLLIIMRKVCNLEAYITVQHIELMNIVIMITGSIVGCAYITELFIAWYSGVEYEQYAFLNRATGPYWWAYWAMMTCNVFSPQVMWFKKIRTSIVASFIISIVVNIGMWFERFVIIVTSLHRDYLPSSWTMFSPTFVDIGIFIGTIGFFFVLFLLYSRTFPVIAQAEVKSILKSSGERYKKLRDEGKPLYQMPSAKKLPLETYTTSDTAENVSTLLDSIGTFNPETDTPDDLKQIKGIGPQMEKALNQIGIYSFEQVSRMTTKEYDLLDEITGSFPGRAQRDDWAGQAQKLKNKK, encoded by the coding sequence ATGGCGTCGCATTACGAAGCACCTATTCGAAAACCCCTAGTACTTGGTGATAAGGGATATCATGACGTAACGGTTGACATCGCAGCACCTGTAGAGGGCAAGGCCAACAAACAATGGTGGATTGTGTTCACCATTGCCCTGATGGCATTTCTTTGGGGTATTGGATGCATCATCTATACCATCTCAACCGGTATTGGGGTATGGGGACTCAACCGAACCGTTAACTGGGCGTGGGATATCACCAACTTTGTATGGTGGGTGGGTATCGGTCATGCAGGTACCTTGATTTCTGCGGTTCTATTGTTGTTCCGTCAAAAATGGAGAATGGCCATCAACCGTTCGGCAGAGGCCATGACCATTTTCTCGGTTATCCAGGCGGGTCTTTTCCCTATTATACACATGGGACGCCCATGGTTGGGGTATTGGGTATTGCCAATACCGAACCAATTTGGTTCTCTTTGGGTGAACTTTAACTCGCCCCTTCTTTGGGACGTGTTTGCGATCTCTACCTACCTTTCGGTTTCGTTGGTGTTTTGGTGGACGGGATTGCTTCCTGATTTCGCGATGATCCGCGATAGGGCGGTAAAACCTTTCCAAAAGAAAATATACAGCTTGGTCAGCTTCGGATGGACGGGCCGCGCCAAAGACTGGCAACGGTTTGAAGAAGTTTCTTTGGTATTGGCAGGTCTTGCGACCCCGCTGGTACTATCGGTACACACCATTGTATCTTTTGACTTTGCCACTTCGGTCATTCCTGGTTGGCATACCACTATCTTCCCGCCATATTTCGTTGCCGGGGCGATTTTCTCAGGTTTTGCCATGGTACAGACCCTATTGATCATTATGCGCAAGGTCTGCAACCTTGAAGCATATATTACCGTACAGCATATCGAGTTGATGAACATTGTGATCATGATCACGGGTTCTATTGTGGGTTGTGCCTACATTACAGAGCTCTTCATTGCATGGTACTCAGGGGTTGAATACGAGCAGTATGCCTTTTTGAACAGGGCCACAGGACCTTACTGGTGGGCTTATTGGGCCATGATGACCTGCAACGTGTTCTCGCCACAGGTAATGTGGTTCAAAAAGATTAGGACCAGTATTGTTGCCTCGTTCATTATCTCTATTGTGGTGAACATCGGAATGTGGTTTGAGCGCTTTGTGATCATTGTGACTTCATTGCACCGTGATTATCTGCCCTCTTCTTGGACTATGTTCTCGCCGACCTTTGTCGATATCGGAATTTTTATTGGAACAATCGGCTTCTTTTTTGTACTGTTCTTGCTATACTCTAGAACTTTCCCTGTAATTGCGCAGGCAGAGGTAAAATCAATATTGAAGTCATCAGGTGAACGCTACAAGAAGCTGCGCGATGAAGGCAAGCCCCTTTATCAAATGCCATCGGCCAAAAAGCTTCCTTTGGAAACCTATACGACCAGTGATACGGCAGAGAACGTGTCAACACTTCTTGATTCCATTGGAACGTTCAATCCGGAGACTGATACACCAGATGACCTGAAGCAGATAAAGGGTATTGGCCCGCAAATGGAAAAAGCATTGAACCAAATTGGCATTTATTCGTTCGAACAGGTGAGCCGAATGACCACAAAAGAATACGATTTGCTTGATGAAATCACGGGTTCATTCCCGGGCAGGGCACAACGGGATGACTGGGCCGGTCAGGCACAAAAATTAAAAAACAAAAAGTAG
- a CDS encoding nickel-binding protein codes for MPIYMDRHIVPGIEAKHAAQAHREDLKIQDEYGCRCMTYWVDEERGSAFCLIDAPDIEAVKQMHDKAHGLIPHDIVQVNSTVVEAFLGRIEDPVGYYDSDNPDLKFFNDPAFRIILVAQTKDSTLLRNALGKKKAKRLLALYHEIIRDEVNVNQGREVELKGERFIASFVSVTQAVACTAGVQKRLHVAGELINLRMAINAGMPVSKDKSIFGDVIRMAQYLCRTGAPNQTVLASIIRELYKDDGQHNISDKATFKSFSPINENVLQLVLDVLRDNHANQQFGMQDFCKKTGMSKSKLYRKCTELTGMSPNELLREHRLLRSLELLKTDRNITQTAFDCGFGSPSYFTKCFQERFGLQPLAYQKELA; via the coding sequence ATGCCCATTTATATGGACCGACATATCGTACCTGGCATAGAGGCCAAACACGCCGCCCAGGCACATCGAGAAGATTTAAAGATTCAAGATGAATATGGCTGCCGTTGTATGACCTATTGGGTAGATGAGGAAAGAGGTAGCGCCTTCTGCTTGATTGATGCCCCTGACATTGAGGCCGTGAAACAGATGCACGATAAGGCACATGGCTTGATTCCACATGACATTGTACAGGTAAACAGCACTGTAGTTGAGGCCTTTTTGGGCCGTATTGAGGATCCAGTGGGCTATTACGATTCAGATAACCCCGATCTTAAATTTTTCAATGATCCTGCCTTTCGAATAATCTTGGTGGCACAGACAAAAGATTCGACATTATTAAGGAATGCATTGGGGAAGAAGAAGGCAAAAAGGTTATTGGCGCTATACCATGAAATCATTCGCGATGAAGTAAATGTGAACCAAGGTCGGGAAGTTGAGTTGAAAGGGGAACGATTTATCGCTTCTTTTGTATCGGTCACACAGGCAGTTGCCTGTACGGCAGGAGTACAAAAGAGGCTTCATGTTGCAGGCGAGTTGATAAACTTAAGAATGGCCATAAATGCCGGTATGCCTGTTAGCAAAGACAAAAGTATTTTTGGCGATGTCATTAGGATGGCACAATATCTGTGTCGAACAGGCGCGCCCAATCAGACGGTATTGGCTTCCATTATTAGGGAGCTCTATAAAGATGACGGGCAGCACAATATCAGCGACAAGGCTACCTTTAAATCCTTTTCGCCCATAAATGAGAATGTGCTGCAACTGGTACTTGATGTTTTAAGGGACAACCATGCGAATCAACAGTTTGGCATGCAGGATTTCTGCAAAAAAACAGGTATGAGTAAATCAAAACTCTATCGAAAATGCACCGAGCTTACGGGCATGTCACCCAACGAATTGCTGCGTGAACATCGTTTATTGAGATCGCTTGAACTGCTAAAGACTGATCGCAACATAACACAGACCGCCTTTGACTGCGGTTTTGGTAGCCCGTCATACTTCACCAAATGCTTTCAAGAACGCTTTGGCTTACAGCCTTTGGCCTATCAAAAAGAATTGGCATAA
- a CDS encoding cytochrome c oxidase subunit I, protein MSAVAHNHNDGHGHDDHGHHHKETFITKYIFSQDHKMIAKQYFITGVLLMGFIGIAMSLLFRMQLAWPGESFPVFELLLGKWAPDGVMDADVYLALVTIHGTLMVFFVLTAGLSGTFSNLLIPLQIGARDMASGFLNMISYWLFFVSSVIMVCSLFVEAGPAAAGWTIYPPLSALPMAQPGSGAGMTLWLVSMAIFIASSLLGSLNYIVTVLNLRTKGMSMTRLPLTIWAFFVTAIIGVISFPVLLSAALLLLMDRSFGTSFFLSDIFIQGEVLHYQGGSPVLYEHLFWFLGHPEVYIVILPAMGIVSEVMSVNARKPIFGYRAMIASILAIAFLSTIVWGHHMFISGMNPFLGSVFTFTTLLIAIPSAVKAFNWITTLWKGNLQLNPGMLFSIGMVSTFITGGLTGIILGDSALDINVHDTYFVVAHFHLVMGISALYGLFAGVYHWFPKMFQGRMMNKNLGYVHFWITAIGSYGIFFPMHFVGMAGVPRRYYQNTAFPMFDELTDVQVLMTTFAIITASAQLIFAYNFIRSIFYGKRGPQNPWNATTLEWTTPQEHMHGNWPGAIPHVHRWAYDYSKTYENGEYILPGQDFVPQTVPLQENEEELNH, encoded by the coding sequence ATGTCTGCAGTAGCACACAATCATAATGATGGCCACGGGCACGATGACCACGGGCACCACCATAAAGAAACTTTTATAACCAAGTACATCTTTAGCCAGGATCATAAGATGATTGCCAAACAATACTTCATTACTGGAGTGTTGTTGATGGGCTTCATAGGTATTGCCATGTCTCTGCTATTTAGAATGCAGTTGGCGTGGCCGGGAGAGTCGTTCCCAGTATTTGAACTGCTCCTTGGTAAATGGGCCCCTGACGGCGTAATGGACGCTGATGTGTACTTGGCCTTGGTTACCATTCACGGTACGCTAATGGTGTTCTTTGTGCTGACCGCTGGCTTGAGTGGAACCTTCAGTAACCTACTCATTCCACTACAGATTGGTGCTAGGGATATGGCCTCGGGCTTTTTGAACATGATTTCCTATTGGTTGTTCTTCGTGTCATCGGTCATTATGGTCTGCTCATTGTTTGTTGAGGCGGGCCCTGCGGCAGCAGGATGGACGATTTACCCACCTCTGAGTGCGCTGCCCATGGCGCAGCCCGGTTCAGGTGCTGGTATGACCCTATGGTTGGTGTCGATGGCCATTTTCATCGCATCATCGTTATTAGGTTCGTTGAACTATATCGTTACGGTATTGAACCTTAGAACCAAGGGGATGTCTATGACCCGCTTGCCATTGACCATATGGGCCTTTTTTGTCACCGCTATCATCGGGGTTATTTCGTTCCCGGTTTTGTTGTCGGCGGCCCTTTTGTTGTTGATGGATAGAAGTTTCGGAACCTCCTTTTTCCTTTCAGATATTTTTATTCAAGGGGAAGTGCTTCACTACCAAGGGGGCTCGCCCGTATTGTACGAGCACCTATTCTGGTTCTTGGGCCACCCTGAGGTATATATCGTAATTCTACCTGCGATGGGTATTGTCTCTGAGGTGATGTCGGTAAATGCGCGAAAACCCATCTTCGGATACCGGGCGATGATTGCCTCCATTTTGGCCATCGCTTTCCTATCTACCATTGTTTGGGGCCACCATATGTTTATTTCAGGTATGAACCCTTTCTTGGGATCGGTATTTACCTTTACCACCTTGTTGATTGCCATACCCTCTGCGGTAAAGGCCTTCAACTGGATTACCACTCTGTGGAAAGGTAACCTTCAGTTGAATCCCGGGATGTTGTTCTCAATAGGTATGGTCTCTACCTTTATAACCGGAGGTCTTACTGGTATTATTTTGGGAGACAGTGCACTCGATATCAATGTACACGACACCTATTTTGTTGTGGCACACTTCCATTTGGTAATGGGTATTTCTGCACTTTATGGACTTTTTGCCGGGGTGTACCATTGGTTCCCGAAAATGTTCCAAGGACGCATGATGAACAAGAACCTTGGTTATGTACATTTCTGGATTACCGCCATTGGTTCGTACGGAATTTTCTTCCCCATGCACTTTGTGGGCATGGCCGGGGTACCAAGAAGATATTACCAAAATACGGCCTTCCCAATGTTCGATGAACTCACAGATGTACAAGTTCTGATGACAACCTTCGCCATCATCACGGCAAGCGCCCAGTTGATTTTTGCGTATAACTTCATAAGAAGTATCTTCTACGGGAAGAGAGGTCCCCAAAACCCTTGGAACGCGACCACTCTTGAATGGACAACCCCACAAGAGCATATGCACGGTAACTGGCCCGGGGCGATACCACATGTTCATCGTTGGGCATATGATTACAGCAAAACCTATGAGAACGGTGAGTATATCTTACCGGGACAAGATTTTGTTCCACAGACCGTTCCCCTCCAAGAAAACGAGGAAGAGTTGAACCATTAA
- a CDS encoding quinol:cytochrome C oxidoreductase: protein MYTFSNRLKIGSYILMALGVICLATGFLGAPSTVEEAREMVASAHDDGHGSDHGEAMAHSEEHDASHDEHLLHQLQNRPWAALYTAAFFFFMIALGTLAFYAIQRAAQAGWSPLLFRVMEGITAYLVPGGIIVFVILVLSVMHVNHLFVWMDPEVVAHDELLQGKQGYLNPTFFLIRAVLFLGGWIFYRQYSRKLSLAQDEANDNSNFVKNFKWSAAFLVFYLISESMMSWDWIMSLDPHWFSTLFGWYVFASMFVSGITVIAMVTVYLKSKGYLEEVHDSHIHDLAKFMFGISIFWTYLWFGQFMLIWYANIPEEVTYFVTRIEDYKLPFFGMLVLNFIFPLLILMNSDYKRVNWFVIMTGIIILVGHYLDVFNMVMPATVGDQWGIGIAEIGGILFFAGLFIFSVFSALAKAPLVPKRNPFLEESRQFHY from the coding sequence ATGTATACGTTCTCAAACAGACTCAAAATAGGATCTTACATACTTATGGCCCTTGGCGTCATTTGTCTTGCAACAGGTTTTTTGGGTGCTCCAAGTACTGTTGAAGAAGCCAGAGAAATGGTAGCCTCGGCTCATGACGATGGTCATGGCAGTGATCATGGGGAGGCTATGGCCCATTCTGAAGAGCACGATGCCTCGCATGATGAGCATCTGTTGCACCAACTGCAGAACAGACCATGGGCGGCTCTCTATACCGCGGCCTTCTTTTTCTTTATGATTGCCTTGGGAACCCTCGCATTTTATGCTATTCAGCGCGCCGCACAGGCAGGTTGGTCGCCATTGCTCTTTCGGGTGATGGAGGGCATCACGGCCTATTTGGTGCCAGGTGGCATCATCGTTTTTGTAATCTTGGTCTTGTCGGTCATGCATGTCAACCACTTGTTTGTTTGGATGGACCCCGAAGTGGTGGCCCATGACGAGCTGTTACAGGGCAAGCAGGGATACTTGAACCCGACCTTCTTTTTGATTCGTGCAGTTTTGTTTTTAGGGGGATGGATTTTTTACCGTCAATATTCAAGAAAACTGTCGTTGGCCCAAGATGAAGCGAACGATAACAGCAACTTTGTAAAGAACTTTAAATGGTCAGCTGCCTTTTTGGTGTTTTATTTGATCTCAGAATCCATGATGTCTTGGGATTGGATAATGAGTCTCGACCCACACTGGTTCAGCACACTCTTTGGTTGGTATGTGTTTGCCAGCATGTTCGTTTCGGGCATTACGGTAATCGCCATGGTAACCGTGTATCTGAAATCGAAGGGGTATCTAGAAGAGGTACACGACAGCCATATACACGATTTGGCCAAGTTTATGTTCGGTATCAGTATTTTTTGGACCTACCTTTGGTTTGGCCAGTTCATGCTAATTTGGTACGCCAATATTCCTGAAGAGGTTACCTATTTTGTAACCAGGATAGAAGATTACAAACTGCCATTCTTTGGTATGTTGGTCCTCAATTTCATATTTCCGTTGTTGATATTGATGAACAGCGACTACAAACGTGTCAATTGGTTTGTGATCATGACAGGTATCATCATTTTGGTGGGCCATTATCTTGATGTTTTCAATATGGTAATGCCCGCTACCGTTGGTGATCAATGGGGGATAGGAATCGCAGAGATAGGTGGTATACTTTTCTTTGCCGGGTTGTTTATTTTCTCAGTGTTCTCGGCATTGGCAAAAGCGCCTTTGGTACCAAAGAGAAATCCATTTTTAGAAGAGAGCAGACAGTTTCACTATTAA
- a CDS encoding c-type cytochrome codes for MKQLVKITSILVLVLLVAACADENRPNYQYMPNMYEPVGYETYDEVYFLPLGTEAMQPAENTIPRGWMPYAFENTLEGRELARLQPSPLDSLNSEENLAKGAELYAIYCAICHGVKGDGQGTLVKREKILGVPSYADPGRNITVGSTYHVMYYGLNSMGSYAAQFANEEEMWQVAEYVMKLKQDLTK; via the coding sequence ATGAAGCAGTTGGTAAAGATAACATCGATATTGGTTCTTGTTCTGCTGGTCGCGGCTTGCGCCGATGAGAACAGGCCCAACTACCAGTACATGCCCAATATGTACGAACCGGTAGGTTACGAGACCTATGATGAGGTATATTTTTTGCCTTTGGGAACCGAGGCAATGCAACCTGCAGAAAACACTATTCCCCGGGGCTGGATGCCCTATGCGTTTGAGAATACTCTTGAAGGCCGCGAGCTGGCCAGGTTGCAACCCAGCCCGTTAGACTCTTTGAATAGTGAAGAGAATTTGGCCAAGGGTGCCGAGCTGTATGCGATTTACTGCGCTATTTGCCATGGGGTCAAGGGCGATGGCCAAGGTACTTTGGTCAAAAGGGAAAAAATATTGGGTGTGCCCAGCTATGCCGATCCAGGTCGGAATATTACGGTCGGCAGCACCTATCATGTCATGTACTATGGCCTGAACTCAATGGGGTCGTATGCCGCACAATTCGCAAATGAAGAAGAAATGTGGCAGGTTGCCGAATATGTTATGAAATTAAAGCAAGACTTAACGAAATAA
- the ruvB gene encoding Holliday junction branch migration DNA helicase RuvB, whose protein sequence is MNEYLDPSPENFSQEELDIERALRPISFDDFTGQEQVLENLKVFVQAANLRGEALDHTLFHGPPGLGKTTLAHILANELGVGIKVTSGPVLDKPGDLAGLLTNLEERDVLFIDEIHRLSPIVEEYLYSAMEDYKIDIMIETGPNARSVQINLAPFTLVGATTRSGLLTAPMRARFGITSRLEYYDTELLSTIVQRSADILKVPITNEAAIEIAGRSRGTPRICNALLRRVRDFAQIKGNGNIDLEISRFGLKALNVDTYGLDEMDNKILSTIIDKFKGGPVGITTLATAVSESAETIEEVYEPFLIQQGFIMRTPRGREVTELAYKHLGRIKGGSQPGLF, encoded by the coding sequence ATGAACGAGTACTTAGATCCATCTCCCGAGAATTTCTCACAAGAAGAGCTTGATATAGAAAGAGCCCTTAGGCCCATTTCATTCGATGATTTTACCGGCCAAGAGCAAGTGCTCGAGAACCTAAAGGTGTTTGTGCAGGCGGCCAATCTTCGTGGTGAGGCCTTGGACCATACCCTTTTTCATGGTCCTCCCGGTCTCGGAAAGACCACACTCGCGCACATTCTGGCCAATGAGTTGGGGGTGGGCATAAAGGTTACTTCAGGGCCGGTGTTGGACAAACCAGGCGATTTGGCAGGTCTGTTGACCAACCTAGAAGAACGCGATGTGTTGTTTATTGATGAGATTCATCGTTTGAGTCCGATTGTGGAGGAGTACCTGTACTCTGCCATGGAAGATTACAAAATCGATATTATGATAGAGACCGGGCCAAACGCGCGTTCGGTACAGATAAATTTGGCACCATTTACATTGGTAGGGGCCACCACCCGTTCGGGACTGTTGACCGCCCCCATGCGCGCACGTTTTGGCATCACCAGTCGATTGGAATATTACGACACTGAATTGCTTTCGACCATCGTACAACGAAGTGCCGATATTCTAAAAGTGCCCATTACCAATGAAGCGGCCATAGAGATTGCGGGCCGGAGCCGCGGTACCCCGAGAATCTGCAATGCCTTATTGCGAAGGGTACGTGATTTTGCCCAAATCAAGGGCAATGGAAACATCGACCTTGAGATTTCGAGGTTCGGACTCAAAGCATTGAATGTAGATACCTACGGCCTGGATGAAATGGACAACAAGATACTCTCTACCATAATAGATAAATTCAAGGGCGGCCCGGTGGGCATTACCACATTGGCGACCGCCGTTTCAGAAAGTGCAGAGACCATTGAAGAGGTCTACGAGCCTTTTTTGATTCAACAAGGTTTTATTATGCGCACCCCAAGAGGGCGTGAGGTTACTGAATTGGCTTATAAGCATCTGGGAAGGATTAAAGGTGGAAGTCAACCGGGGCTGTTTTGA
- a CDS encoding GIN domain-containing protein codes for MKKFLLPLLLLFMVSMTAQRKPKIKGNRVVTEVNGELPSFNAIVLEDNLDIVLKKSFGPGYRIEADDNLVDILKFKVEDSTLVISSFYTVTSKKKFNITVEFVELKAISAQEGSIVSEDIITNDRVFIDAFGNSEMNLSASASVLDLNMEETSSGDLNLDVDSLNINLRGRSKPSIYMASGTATLELQDNANLVVEGTSDNLFAKVGDNAKLKAQRMEAALVKLHLEGSADAHVYAYREFELSSKGNGKTFLYGTPKITITEFLDTSQLVKKVE; via the coding sequence ATGAAAAAATTTCTGCTGCCGCTCTTGTTGCTGTTCATGGTTTCGATGACCGCACAACGTAAACCAAAAATCAAGGGAAACCGTGTGGTGACCGAGGTAAATGGCGAGTTGCCATCATTTAATGCCATTGTTCTCGAAGATAATCTTGATATCGTACTAAAAAAATCATTTGGCCCCGGCTACCGTATCGAGGCAGATGACAACCTGGTCGATATACTTAAGTTTAAGGTTGAGGACAGTACCCTTGTCATTTCATCGTTTTACACGGTAACTTCCAAGAAAAAATTCAACATAACCGTTGAATTTGTTGAGCTAAAGGCAATCAGTGCCCAAGAAGGGAGCATTGTTTCTGAAGATATCATTACAAATGATAGAGTGTTCATCGACGCCTTTGGTAATTCAGAAATGAACCTTAGTGCCAGTGCCTCGGTATTGGACCTTAATATGGAAGAAACCTCTTCAGGTGATCTTAATTTGGATGTTGATTCATTGAACATCAATCTAAGGGGAAGGTCAAAGCCATCTATTTACATGGCCAGTGGAACTGCTACCCTAGAGTTACAGGATAATGCCAATCTCGTAGTAGAGGGCACCTCGGACAACCTGTTTGCCAAAGTGGGAGACAATGCCAAGTTGAAAGCGCAGCGAATGGAAGCGGCTCTTGTAAAGTTGCACCTAGAAGGCTCTGCCGATGCCCATGTATATGCCTACCGCGAATTTGAACTGAGTTCTAAGGGCAATGGCAAGACCTTTTTGTATGGAACCCCAAAAATTACCATTACTGAATTTTTGGATACTTCGCAACTGGTCAAAAAAGTGGAGTAG
- a CDS encoding cytochrome c oxidase subunit II: MTTLLILTVLVLVAIAIWQMTKIFELSQLRADRSKSEIANDSDNNTNGYLMFGFLIFIYGITIFSFANYSKTLLPEAASAHGDGYDTLMWVSFAIIFFVQTITQALLHYYAYKYRGKEGKKALFFADNDRLEFIWTIIPVIVLAGLIIWGLYSWTNIMDVNEEDDPLIIELYAQQFNWTARYAGEDNVLGDASVRLIDIDKANVLGLDEADPNGADDVIVKELHLPVGRKVNFMMRSQDVLHSAYMPHFRAQMNCVPGMITQFSFTPTITTEQMRLNPEVVEKVKRTNALRAEWAAEGRPDSDPWEFDYVLLCNKICGKSHYNMQMKIIVETEEEFNKWMAEQKTFAETVLADETEPAFNPVAGAEAEEEVAAETSEE, from the coding sequence ATGACTACACTATTGATATTGACAGTTTTGGTATTGGTGGCCATAGCCATTTGGCAGATGACCAAGATTTTTGAATTGTCACAACTTAGGGCAGATAGGTCAAAGTCAGAGATTGCCAATGATTCTGACAACAATACGAACGGCTATCTCATGTTCGGGTTCCTGATTTTTATTTACGGAATCACCATTTTCAGTTTTGCCAATTATTCAAAGACACTATTGCCTGAAGCAGCTTCTGCCCACGGTGATGGTTACGATACTTTGATGTGGGTATCTTTTGCCATTATCTTTTTTGTACAGACCATTACCCAGGCATTACTTCACTATTATGCTTATAAGTATAGAGGAAAAGAAGGTAAGAAGGCACTTTTCTTTGCCGATAACGACCGGTTGGAGTTCATCTGGACCATCATTCCGGTAATTGTTTTGGCAGGCTTGATTATTTGGGGGCTTTATTCATGGACGAACATCATGGATGTCAACGAAGAAGACGACCCGCTTATTATTGAGCTTTATGCACAACAATTCAATTGGACCGCCCGCTATGCTGGTGAAGACAATGTGCTGGGCGATGCAAGTGTACGTTTGATCGATATTGACAAGGCCAACGTTTTGGGCCTTGACGAGGCAGACCCCAATGGGGCCGATGATGTTATTGTAAAAGAACTGCATCTTCCAGTAGGGCGCAAAGTGAATTTTATGATGCGCTCGCAAGATGTGTTGCACTCGGCATACATGCCACACTTCAGGGCACAGATGAACTGCGTTCCGGGTATGATCACGCAATTTTCATTTACCCCGACCATTACCACAGAGCAGATGCGGTTGAATCCTGAGGTGGTGGAAAAGGTCAAAAGAACAAATGCCCTAAGGGCCGAGTGGGCCGCTGAGGGGCGTCCAGATTCTGACCCGTGGGAATTTGACTATGTACTGCTGTGCAATAAAATCTGTGGTAAGTCACATTACAACATGCAGATGAAGATTATTGTTGAAACCGAAGAAGAGTTCAACAAATGGATGGCAGAGCAGAAAACATTTGCAGAGACCGTTCTTGCTGACGAAACAGAGCCGGCCTTTAACCCGGTTGCCGGGGCAGAAGCGGAGGAAGAAGTTGCAGCGGAAACTTCGGAGGAATAG